One Rhodobacter sp. CZR27 DNA segment encodes these proteins:
- a CDS encoding ABC transporter substrate-binding protein: protein MKTTLLLGGALCALALPALADINVTDLRGRTVTLEQPARHVLLGFNYEDFLAVTGPRGAERIAALSRTPWADWRPGQWAAYTAALPALATLPDVGDTETGTFSVEAAIAARPDLAILAGWQFDTLGEGVAQLEAAGIPVVAIDYNAQTVAAHVASTRLLGAVMGEPERAEKLAALYERKMQDTAARVAASDAPRHTVYVELAQKGPGEVGNSYGKGMWAGVIEGVGGENIATGQIENWGPLSPEYVLARQPEVILLAGSEWKNKPEAVLLGFGQDEALAQDRIAAYLRRPGWADLPAVREGRVYAIYHGGARTLSDYVYARAIAKALHPAAFADVDPAAELAEFYADWLPVEPNGPFVVQAK from the coding sequence ATGAAGACCACCCTTCTTCTGGGGGGCGCCCTCTGCGCGCTCGCCCTTCCCGCGCTTGCCGACATCAACGTCACCGACCTGCGCGGCCGCACCGTCACGCTGGAACAACCCGCCCGGCACGTGCTTCTGGGCTTCAACTACGAGGATTTCCTGGCCGTCACCGGCCCCCGCGGTGCGGAAAGGATCGCCGCCCTGTCCAGGACGCCCTGGGCGGACTGGCGGCCCGGGCAGTGGGCGGCCTACACCGCGGCGCTGCCCGCGCTCGCAACCCTGCCCGACGTGGGCGACACCGAGACAGGCACTTTCTCGGTCGAGGCCGCCATTGCCGCCCGGCCGGACCTCGCCATCCTCGCGGGCTGGCAGTTCGACACGCTCGGCGAGGGAGTGGCACAGCTCGAGGCGGCCGGCATCCCGGTCGTGGCGATCGACTACAACGCGCAGACCGTGGCGGCACACGTCGCCTCCACCCGCCTGCTCGGCGCGGTGATGGGCGAGCCGGAGCGCGCGGAGAAGCTGGCCGCGCTCTATGAACGGAAGATGCAGGATACCGCCGCACGCGTGGCCGCATCTGATGCGCCGCGCCACACGGTCTATGTGGAGCTGGCCCAGAAGGGGCCGGGCGAGGTCGGCAATTCCTACGGCAAGGGCATGTGGGCCGGCGTGATCGAAGGCGTCGGCGGCGAGAACATCGCGACGGGCCAGATCGAGAACTGGGGCCCGCTGTCGCCGGAATACGTGCTGGCCCGCCAGCCCGAGGTGATCCTGCTGGCCGGATCGGAGTGGAAGAACAAGCCCGAGGCCGTGCTGCTCGGCTTCGGGCAGGACGAGGCGCTGGCGCAGGATCGGATCGCGGCCTATCTGCGGCGCCCCGGCTGGGCAGACTTGCCGGCGGTGCGCGAGGGTCGCGTCTACGCCATCTACCACGGCGGCGCGCGCACCCTGTCGGACTACGTCTACGCCCGCGCCATCGCCAAGGCGCTGCATCCCGCCGCCTTCGCCGACGTCGATCCCGCGGCGGAACTGGCTGAGTTCTATGCGGACTGGCTGCCGGTCGAGCCGAACGGCCCCTTCGTGGTGCAGGCGAAATGA
- a CDS encoding tetratricopeptide repeat protein: MDDDAAVPPDMVLAELDRILRSPSFQTTDRNRRFLRYVVEETLAGRGERIKAYSIGTSVFGRGDGFDPQQDPIVRIEAGRLRRSLQYHYLTHGTETGLRITIPKGSYMPSFELDQPSRPGTQPPDLHSRAPHVMVRSFEQQCWSADWPDLARTLTLQVISALTRFTELFVYGFGTSTALSEADREARVEIDYELTGNLTITQSAIRAEFLLQNAHEGRYIWSHSIERVIGPSLDPAELVSVCAGIAGEVASLIAQRDGIMDSQAREMAGRMPAQFAAYQKLVDFQDYWRTVDFTRFEPLRQDLERVIAEDPQFATGHACLALLYSDAARYGLDCGPDHPRPIERALALAKRAVQLAPRSGRAHHALGVAEWFSGYPEKAIETLKVACALNPNDSELNAELGFRSAARMDWDVAVPLLTASFQRNPLQSEQYRMGLFLYHFAQGNYEQALTEARSINAPSVAQTHIACAVSLIPLGRHDEAMACLEEAERISPGLLGRLREDLAFRQIHPDLISMIVDTIGPLRGRTAAIAQSGVR; the protein is encoded by the coding sequence ATGGACGATGATGCAGCGGTGCCGCCGGACATGGTTCTCGCAGAACTCGACCGCATCCTCCGGTCGCCGAGTTTCCAGACCACGGACAGGAACCGCCGCTTCCTGAGATATGTGGTCGAGGAAACGCTGGCCGGGCGGGGCGAGCGCATCAAGGCCTACAGCATCGGGACAAGCGTGTTCGGGCGCGGCGACGGCTTCGATCCCCAGCAGGATCCGATCGTGCGCATCGAGGCGGGACGCCTCCGGCGCTCGCTCCAGTATCACTACCTCACCCACGGCACCGAAACCGGACTCCGCATCACGATCCCGAAGGGCAGCTACATGCCGTCGTTCGAGCTCGACCAGCCGAGCCGACCGGGCACGCAGCCGCCCGACCTGCATTCCCGCGCGCCGCATGTCATGGTCCGCTCGTTCGAGCAGCAGTGCTGGTCCGCGGACTGGCCCGATCTGGCGCGGACCCTCACGCTGCAGGTGATCTCGGCGCTTACCCGCTTCACCGAGCTTTTCGTCTACGGCTTCGGGACGAGCACCGCGCTGTCGGAAGCGGACAGGGAAGCGCGGGTCGAGATCGACTACGAGCTGACGGGCAACCTGACGATCACGCAGTCGGCCATTCGGGCGGAGTTCCTGCTGCAGAACGCGCACGAGGGCCGCTACATCTGGTCCCACAGCATCGAGCGCGTGATCGGGCCGTCGCTGGATCCTGCGGAACTCGTGTCGGTCTGCGCGGGGATCGCGGGCGAGGTGGCATCGCTCATCGCGCAGCGCGACGGGATCATGGACAGCCAGGCGCGGGAGATGGCGGGCCGGATGCCGGCACAGTTCGCCGCCTACCAGAAGCTGGTCGATTTCCAGGACTACTGGCGCACGGTGGACTTCACCCGGTTCGAGCCCCTGCGTCAGGACCTCGAACGCGTGATCGCCGAGGACCCCCAGTTCGCCACGGGACATGCCTGCCTCGCCCTGCTCTACAGCGACGCGGCGCGCTACGGACTGGACTGCGGGCCCGATCATCCGCGGCCGATCGAGCGGGCGCTCGCCCTTGCGAAACGGGCCGTCCAGCTCGCGCCGAGGTCGGGGCGCGCGCATCATGCGCTTGGTGTGGCGGAATGGTTCTCGGGCTACCCCGAGAAGGCCATCGAGACGCTGAAGGTCGCCTGCGCGCTCAACCCGAACGACAGCGAGCTGAACGCCGAACTGGGATTTCGCAGCGCGGCCCGCATGGACTGGGACGTCGCCGTTCCCTTGCTCACAGCCTCGTTCCAGCGCAACCCGCTGCAAAGCGAGCAGTATCGCATGGGCCTCTTTCTCTACCATTTTGCCCAAGGCAATTACGAGCAGGCATTGACCGAGGCGCGATCCATCAATGCGCCGTCGGTTGCCCAGACACATATCGCCTGTGCGGTGTCGCTGATCCCGCTCGGGCGCCATGACGAGGCCATGGCTTGTCTCGAGGAAGCGGAACGGATCTCGCCCGGCCTGCTGGGCCGCCTCCGCGAGGATCTGGCGTTTCGCCAGATCCACCCGGACCTGATTTCCATGATCGTCGATACCATCGGACCGCTGCGGGGCCGGACCGCGGCCATCGCACAGTCGGGCGTGCGTTAA
- a CDS encoding ABC transporter ATP-binding protein has product MSLHVEDLSVRRGRREVLAPADFSLPPGCVAGVVGPNGAGKSSLLAAVAGLLPAAGRVRWQGRPLSTREVGFLPQSFAVRSRLTVLECLLLGQRESLGWRVLPDQVAAAERMLARFGLSALSDRPMEALSGGQQQLVLLAQRLLRRPVLLVLDEPTSALDLHHQLQVLRHVRAHAGETGGVVLAALHDLTMAARFCDRLLLVEAGELVAEGPPAEVLDEPRVSRTWRIGVEILASREGRPVIVPH; this is encoded by the coding sequence ATGAGCCTCCACGTCGAGGACCTGTCCGTCCGCCGGGGCCGGCGCGAGGTGCTGGCGCCGGCGGACTTTTCCCTGCCGCCCGGCTGCGTGGCCGGCGTGGTGGGGCCGAACGGCGCCGGCAAGTCCAGCCTGCTCGCCGCGGTGGCGGGGCTTCTGCCCGCGGCCGGGCGGGTGCGCTGGCAGGGCCGTCCGCTGAGCACGCGGGAGGTCGGTTTCCTCCCGCAGAGCTTTGCGGTGCGCTCGCGGCTGACGGTGCTCGAATGCCTGCTGCTGGGGCAGCGCGAAAGCCTCGGCTGGCGCGTCCTTCCCGACCAGGTGGCGGCGGCCGAGCGGATGCTGGCGCGATTTGGCCTGTCTGCGCTCTCCGACCGGCCGATGGAGGCGCTCTCGGGCGGCCAGCAGCAGCTGGTGTTGCTGGCACAGCGGCTGCTGCGCCGGCCGGTCCTGCTGGTCCTCGATGAGCCGACGAGCGCGCTTGACCTGCACCACCAGTTGCAGGTGCTTCGCCATGTCCGGGCGCATGCCGGGGAAACCGGCGGCGTGGTTCTGGCGGCACTGCACGACCTGACGATGGCGGCACGCTTCTGCGACCGCCTGCTTCTGGTGGAGGCGGGAGAGCTGGTGGCCGAGGGGCCTCCGGCCGAGGTCCTGGACGAGCCGCGCGTCAGCCGCACCTGGCGGATCGGCGTCGAGATCCTCGCCTCGCGCGAGGGCCGTCCCGTGATCGTGCCGCACTGA
- a CDS encoding porin — MRLKCALITLPLMAVLTLPAHAADLTFSNAAGTTVTFYGQVNLTYQGVDDGRDTYDSFVDNSNSTSRVGFWIDGKLFDNRFRFNLETGLGIKNTAETSQTEDANWIDWQRTDIRKLEVVSSGNFGAIWLGQGSMATDGAAEVDNSGTSLAGYSNLADTAGGFFFRDGEALSDVTIGGVFRNLDGSRRFRLRYDTPEFSGFTISAAAGTDVLSEDDDATYYDAALRYGHENDTFALDAAMGYSWKDDDGEMTEQALASASATHLPSGLNLTLAMGEQMSDEGQYLYAKLGWRGDLVPVGETAIAADIYDGSDFGTVGSESGSWGVTAVQQFADIGLEAFLGYRVYDHDDVPGADYEDISTVLVGARWKF; from the coding sequence ATGCGACTGAAATGCGCGCTGATCACCCTACCGCTGATGGCCGTGCTGACCCTGCCGGCCCATGCCGCGGATCTGACCTTCTCGAACGCCGCGGGGACGACCGTCACCTTCTACGGGCAGGTCAACCTGACCTATCAGGGTGTCGACGACGGCAGGGACACCTACGACAGCTTCGTCGACAACTCGAACTCGACGAGCCGCGTCGGCTTCTGGATCGACGGCAAGCTCTTCGACAACCGCTTCCGCTTCAACCTCGAGACCGGTCTTGGCATCAAGAACACAGCCGAAACCAGCCAGACCGAGGACGCCAACTGGATCGACTGGCAGCGGACCGACATCCGCAAGCTCGAGGTGGTCTCCTCGGGCAACTTCGGCGCGATCTGGCTTGGTCAGGGCAGCATGGCGACGGACGGCGCGGCCGAGGTCGACAACTCCGGCACGAGCCTCGCGGGATACTCGAACCTTGCCGACACGGCCGGCGGCTTCTTCTTCCGCGACGGAGAGGCCCTGTCGGACGTCACGATCGGCGGCGTCTTCAGGAACCTCGACGGGTCGCGCAGATTCCGCCTGCGCTACGACACGCCCGAGTTTTCCGGCTTCACGATCTCGGCCGCCGCCGGAACCGACGTGCTGAGCGAGGACGACGACGCGACCTACTACGACGCCGCCCTGCGCTACGGCCATGAGAACGACACCTTCGCCCTCGATGCGGCGATGGGCTATTCCTGGAAGGACGACGACGGCGAGATGACCGAGCAGGCGCTGGCCTCCGCCTCGGCCACGCATCTGCCCTCGGGCCTCAACCTGACGCTCGCGATGGGCGAGCAGATGTCGGACGAGGGTCAGTATCTCTATGCCAAGCTCGGGTGGCGCGGGGATCTCGTCCCGGTCGGCGAGACGGCGATCGCTGCGGATATCTACGACGGCAGCGACTTCGGCACGGTCGGATCGGAGTCCGGGTCCTGGGGCGTCACGGCCGTCCAGCAGTTCGCCGACATCGGGCTTGAGGCCTTCCTCGGCTACCGCGTCTATGACCATGATGATGTCCCGGGGGCTGATTACGAGGATATCAGCACGGTCCTCGTCGGCGCGCGCTGGAAGTTCTGA
- a CDS encoding iron ABC transporter permease, whose protein sequence is MTVALSMEGGAIRRESAGRLAVLGAATLALLALALADLVTGPSGMPLGKVLEALAAGPDGADRGAATILWQLRMPQTLTGTLVGASLGIAGLVMQTILANPLASPYTLGFSAAAGFGAALGIMFGGLLPLAVWIVVPGAAFAMTLLACGLVYLVARFRGASPEVLVLAGIATLFFFQSLQSLLQFLAAPEVLQQIVFWLFGSLLKSSWTSVQAILLILCIAVPILARDVWNLTALRLGEANASSLGLDIERLRRRCFVLVALLTAGAVSFTGTIGFIGLIAPHVARRMVGEDHRFALPAAALMGAVLLVAASVAGKLISPGAVIPVGIITAIAGIPMLLAVILKEGGRS, encoded by the coding sequence ATGACTGTCGCGCTCTCGATGGAAGGCGGGGCCATCCGCCGCGAGAGCGCGGGCCGGCTGGCGGTGCTTGGCGCCGCCACGCTGGCGCTTCTTGCGCTGGCGCTGGCCGATCTCGTCACCGGCCCGTCCGGGATGCCGCTGGGCAAGGTGCTGGAGGCGCTTGCCGCCGGCCCCGACGGCGCCGACCGCGGCGCGGCCACGATCCTCTGGCAGCTCCGGATGCCGCAGACCCTCACCGGCACGCTGGTGGGCGCGAGCCTCGGGATCGCGGGCCTCGTGATGCAGACCATCCTCGCCAACCCGCTGGCCAGCCCCTACACGCTGGGCTTCTCGGCCGCGGCGGGGTTCGGCGCGGCACTTGGCATCATGTTCGGCGGGCTGCTGCCGCTCGCGGTGTGGATCGTCGTCCCCGGCGCAGCCTTCGCGATGACGTTGCTGGCCTGCGGCCTCGTCTATCTGGTCGCGCGTTTCCGCGGCGCCTCGCCAGAGGTGCTGGTGCTGGCCGGCATCGCGACGCTGTTCTTCTTCCAGTCGCTGCAGTCGCTTCTCCAGTTCCTTGCCGCACCCGAGGTGCTGCAGCAGATCGTGTTCTGGCTGTTCGGAAGCCTGCTGAAATCGAGCTGGACTTCGGTTCAGGCGATCCTGCTGATCCTGTGCATCGCGGTGCCGATCCTCGCACGCGACGTCTGGAACCTGACCGCGCTGCGGCTGGGCGAGGCAAATGCATCAAGCCTCGGCCTCGACATCGAGCGGCTGCGGCGGCGATGCTTCGTGCTGGTGGCGCTGCTGACGGCGGGCGCCGTCAGCTTCACCGGCACCATCGGCTTCATCGGCCTGATCGCGCCCCACGTCGCCCGGCGCATGGTGGGCGAGGATCATCGCTTCGCCCTGCCCGCGGCCGCCCTGATGGGCGCGGTGCTGCTGGTGGCGGCTTCGGTCGCGGGCAAGCTGATCTCGCCCGGAGCCGTGATCCCGGTGGGCATCATCACCGCCATCGCCGGCATCCCCATGTTGCTGGCGGTGATCCTGAAGGAAGGGGGAAGATCATGA
- a CDS encoding decarboxylase: MNKRHQASQPAAGPSADHFFSIPGARADNWRRLHSLARDWARGSGDAEAVREAFALLTSVEDFFAYPGRTLLAALTKRIGSGDAAGVASLAQRISEAILTRSYKEEANDWETDEAAADAPPDLGSTTMTPGRARRPYFEMLVVAPGAATRAEHMIAGLRALRRPEDAMVYEGVPVPSFEDAILAVVLNPAIAAVTLYEGFDHRTAKDVPILRSFLASAGLDAAQIAGDDLPLSLANAIKRIRPELDIYLLSDRQVEHVAGDPRAANVRRVLYSVEELLELHLCVLEGVADRFRTPFFDNLKKYAMRPISTFHALPIARGKSVFKSDWIRDMGEFYGLNIFLAESSATTGGLDSLLEPTGNIKEAQDMAARAFGADHVFFVTNGTSTSNKMVHQALIAPGDIVLLDRNCHKSHHYGLVLAGGQPLYIEAYPMTAYSMYGAVPLASIKKALLDLKAEGRLDRAKMVDLTNCTFDGHIYNTRRVMEECLAIKPDLIFLWDEAWFGFARWSPFLRPRTAMGAAEAIEAWMNDPASVEAYERQQKELGADPSAEALLQTRLIPDPRKIRLRVYQTNSTHKSMSALRQGSMLLVKDIDFASVEAQFHEAVFTHASTSPNQQIIASLDVARRQMELEGYGLVANAIQIALDIRREVNSHPVISKYFRVLGADDMVPAEYRESGFTDFFTPGTNWETQVRSMHEDEFCLDPTRMTLVCGTAGFDGTQFKKLMADAYDIQFNKTSRNSVLLQSNINNTRSDVAHLIRVLLEICGQIDRGLASGGENARKALAARVKSLMEDVPDLPNFSHFHEAFRWDAGKTTWEGDMRSAFYSAYYAEGCEYLPLDSPDVDARLEKGPEMISANFVIPYPPGFPIMVPGQVITKETIDFMRKLDVKEIHGFERAKGLKLIRPDHAKDHIRK; this comes from the coding sequence ATGAACAAGCGCCACCAGGCGTCGCAACCTGCGGCCGGACCCAGCGCGGATCACTTCTTCTCCATTCCCGGCGCGCGCGCCGACAACTGGCGCAGGCTCCATTCGCTGGCACGGGACTGGGCGCGGGGGTCGGGTGACGCCGAGGCCGTGCGCGAGGCCTTCGCCTTGCTGACCTCGGTCGAGGACTTCTTCGCCTATCCCGGCCGGACACTCCTCGCGGCGCTGACCAAGCGCATCGGAAGCGGGGACGCGGCGGGGGTCGCGTCGCTCGCGCAGCGGATCTCGGAAGCCATCCTGACCCGGTCCTACAAGGAGGAGGCGAACGACTGGGAAACCGACGAGGCGGCCGCCGACGCGCCTCCGGACCTCGGCTCCACCACGATGACGCCCGGCCGCGCGCGTCGCCCCTACTTCGAGATGCTCGTGGTGGCCCCGGGCGCCGCAACGCGGGCCGAGCACATGATCGCCGGCCTTCGCGCGCTCAGGCGGCCCGAGGATGCGATGGTCTACGAGGGCGTCCCGGTCCCGAGCTTCGAGGATGCGATCCTCGCCGTCGTCCTGAACCCGGCCATTGCCGCCGTTACCCTCTATGAAGGGTTCGACCACCGCACCGCCAAGGACGTGCCCATCCTGCGCAGCTTCCTGGCCTCGGCCGGGCTCGACGCCGCTCAGATCGCGGGCGACGACCTGCCCTTGTCGCTTGCCAATGCGATCAAGCGCATCCGGCCCGAACTGGACATCTACCTTCTGTCCGACCGGCAGGTCGAGCATGTCGCGGGCGACCCGCGGGCGGCGAACGTGCGCCGCGTGCTCTATTCGGTCGAGGAACTGCTGGAACTGCACCTCTGCGTGCTCGAGGGGGTGGCCGACCGCTTCCGCACGCCGTTCTTCGACAACCTGAAGAAATACGCGATGCGGCCGATCAGCACCTTCCACGCGCTGCCGATCGCGCGGGGCAAGTCGGTCTTCAAGTCCGACTGGATCCGCGACATGGGCGAATTCTACGGGCTGAACATCTTCCTGGCCGAATCCTCGGCCACCACCGGCGGCCTCGACAGCCTTCTGGAGCCCACGGGCAACATCAAGGAGGCGCAGGACATGGCCGCCCGCGCCTTCGGGGCGGACCATGTGTTCTTCGTGACCAACGGCACCTCGACCTCGAACAAGATGGTGCATCAGGCGCTGATCGCGCCGGGCGACATCGTGCTGCTCGACCGCAACTGCCACAAGTCGCACCACTACGGGCTGGTGCTGGCGGGCGGCCAGCCGCTCTATATCGAAGCCTATCCGATGACCGCCTATTCCATGTATGGCGCGGTGCCGCTTGCCTCGATCAAGAAGGCGCTTCTCGACCTGAAGGCCGAGGGGCGGCTCGACCGGGCGAAGATGGTGGACCTGACCAACTGCACCTTCGACGGGCACATCTACAACACCCGGCGGGTGATGGAGGAATGCCTGGCCATCAAGCCGGACCTGATCTTCCTCTGGGACGAGGCATGGTTTGGCTTCGCCCGCTGGTCGCCCTTCCTGCGGCCGCGCACCGCGATGGGAGCGGCCGAGGCGATCGAGGCATGGATGAACGATCCGGCCTCGGTCGAGGCCTACGAGCGGCAGCAGAAGGAGCTTGGGGCGGACCCGTCCGCCGAGGCGCTGCTGCAGACGCGGCTCATCCCTGATCCGCGCAAGATCCGGCTGCGCGTCTACCAGACGAATTCGACCCACAAGTCGATGTCGGCGCTGCGGCAGGGGTCGATGCTTCTGGTCAAGGACATCGACTTCGCGTCGGTCGAGGCACAGTTCCACGAGGCGGTGTTCACCCATGCCTCGACGAGCCCCAACCAGCAGATCATCGCGAGCCTCGACGTGGCGCGCCGACAGATGGAGCTGGAAGGCTACGGGCTTGTCGCGAATGCGATCCAGATCGCGCTCGACATCCGGCGCGAGGTCAACTCCCACCCCGTCATCTCGAAATACTTCCGCGTGCTGGGCGCCGACGACATGGTCCCGGCCGAATACCGCGAGAGCGGCTTCACCGACTTCTTCACCCCGGGCACCAACTGGGAGACGCAGGTGCGCTCGATGCACGAGGACGAGTTCTGCCTCGATCCCACGCGCATGACGCTGGTCTGCGGCACGGCGGGCTTCGACGGAACCCAGTTCAAGAAGCTGATGGCCGACGCCTACGACATCCAGTTCAACAAGACCTCGCGGAACTCGGTGCTTCTGCAGTCGAACATCAACAACACCCGCAGCGACGTGGCGCATCTGATCCGCGTGCTGCTGGAGATCTGCGGCCAGATCGACCGCGGCCTTGCCAGCGGAGGCGAGAATGCGAGGAAGGCCCTCGCGGCGCGGGTGAAGTCGCTGATGGAGGACGTGCCGGACCTGCCGAACTTCAGCCACTTCCACGAGGCCTTCCGCTGGGATGCGGGCAAGACGACCTGGGAAGGCGACATGCGCTCGGCCTTCTACAGCGCCTATTACGCCGAGGGCTGCGAATACCTTCCGCTCGACAGCCCGGACGTGGATGCGCGGCTGGAGAAGGGCCCCGAGATGATCTCGGCCAATTTCGTGATCCCCTATCCGCCGGGCTTTCCCATCATGGTGCCGGGGCAGGTCATCACGAAGGAGACGATCGACTTCATGCGCAAGCTCGACGTGAAGGAGATCCACGGCTTCGAACGGGCCAAGGGGCTGAAGCTCATCCGCCCCGATCACGCCAAGGACCACATCCGGAAATAG
- a CDS encoding AI-2E family transporter — protein MTDKPPVWGEEVEGRIADLAIRLVVLGFFVHWSLVLVRPFASIFIWAAILAVTLAPLHLMLARRFGGRPRLAAALVCIGLLALLIGPVAALVDNFIGSVMALASRAQGGTLSLPPPPARLADVPLVGDRLSEAWHLAATNLDEALLRYRDMLAPIGMKALGVLSSLSFDLVKFMAAIVIAGFLLVKGRTMVEGGRLLARRLIPPRGGHFVDLAGATVRNVSRGVVGVALLQAILIGLAFEVAGVPAAGLLAFAVLILCIVQIGPGIVVLPVIVWAWLTFDTVPAAALTAILLALTLMDNVLKPILMGRGSSTPTLVIFLGVVGGTLSYGLIGLFLGPIVLGVFYDLLVAWVAPREPATDGGQDGP, from the coding sequence GTGACCGACAAGCCGCCGGTGTGGGGGGAGGAGGTCGAGGGCCGGATCGCCGACCTTGCCATTCGCCTCGTCGTCCTGGGTTTCTTCGTCCACTGGTCGCTGGTGCTTGTCCGGCCCTTCGCGTCCATCTTCATCTGGGCCGCCATCCTCGCCGTGACGCTGGCGCCCCTGCACCTCATGCTGGCGCGGCGCTTCGGCGGCCGGCCGAGGCTTGCGGCGGCGCTGGTCTGCATCGGCCTGCTTGCCCTTCTGATCGGACCCGTGGCCGCCCTTGTCGACAACTTCATCGGCTCGGTGATGGCGCTCGCCTCCCGCGCGCAGGGCGGGACGCTTTCGTTGCCGCCGCCGCCCGCTCGCCTCGCCGACGTGCCGCTTGTCGGCGACAGGCTGAGCGAGGCGTGGCACCTCGCCGCGACGAACCTCGACGAGGCCCTTCTGCGCTATCGCGACATGCTCGCGCCCATCGGGATGAAGGCGCTGGGGGTTCTTTCCTCGCTCAGTTTCGACCTCGTCAAGTTCATGGCCGCAATCGTCATCGCGGGGTTCCTTCTGGTGAAGGGGCGCACGATGGTCGAGGGCGGCCGGCTTCTTGCGCGCCGACTGATCCCACCGCGCGGCGGCCATTTCGTCGACCTTGCCGGCGCGACGGTGCGCAACGTCTCGCGCGGAGTGGTGGGCGTGGCGCTCCTCCAGGCCATCCTGATCGGCCTCGCCTTCGAGGTGGCGGGGGTGCCGGCCGCAGGCCTGCTCGCCTTCGCCGTCCTCATCCTCTGCATCGTGCAGATCGGCCCCGGGATCGTCGTGCTTCCGGTGATCGTCTGGGCGTGGCTCACCTTCGACACCGTCCCTGCCGCCGCGCTGACGGCGATCCTCCTGGCGCTCACGCTCATGGACAATGTGCTGAAGCCCATCCTCATGGGCCGGGGTTCATCGACCCCGACACTTGTCATCTTCCTCGGGGTGGTGGGCGGGACGCTGTCCTACGGGCTCATCGGGCTGTTCCTCGGCCCGATCGTCCTTGGCGTGTTCTATGACCTGCTCGTCGCGTGGGTCGCCCCGCGCGAGCCCGCCACGGATGGCGGACAGGATGGGCCCTGA